The following proteins come from a genomic window of Girardinichthys multiradiatus isolate DD_20200921_A chromosome 8, DD_fGirMul_XY1, whole genome shotgun sequence:
- the rapgef1b gene encoding rap guanine nucleotide exchange factor 1b isoform X2, whose translation MAASVLFGFYSWLRMRRIKGEEREQRDGYVHDSQRSHLSTLTMILKDKFHSPKIKRTPSKKAKQLQPEPAAKSTEKPANKVSRLEEHEKEVVSALKYFKTIVDKMVVEKKVLEMLPGSASKVLEAILPLVQVEARIQHSSALSSCHSRVYQSLANLIRWADQVMLDGIDLDDKESVIAVTSVIKAVLDGVKELVKLTIEKQEQPSPTTPNKPAPPVTTAESNASVEAPSIDGGRDVSNRTASATSPAKAAPELHDEDVAPPKPPLPEAKVAELRAQLSADAGQRRPAQKENPPPALPPKKRQSAPSPTPVAVVAPMSRGSSLPCNDHRQEYEHEFFQRRFSGGSHSYGGDSPRLSPCSSMGKLSKSDEQLSSMDQDSGQCSRNTSCETLDNTESYDPDYDFLHQDLSAGDNLPAAQVGGCLSPLPESHSESSSPVPGQHLTHPPLSAPPSQQPEFWTTQPKQTNPLQSCRTSAPPALPLKKRRSTQTSSFPDGGSRVLYERYPSQYDNLSEEELNPTPPFPLFTPISPMPQTNGGVFVSQYMASESADVPASPPPLPEKKNRHILQYMQFMEDYSEPQPSVFYQMPQSERIYEQHNKLFQEVYGFNDSFSSTDSVHEPLQPPALPPKQRQLASHSSSPSSSSSSSLSCHLQPSAAAMEEAGSGLGLSMSVSNSYLIGQASLTTPTSLDQVALTNATILDGSGGGPNGSLTGSMGSMAVCLPSESSLTDSLHTSASESVNDEGGEGEYVNLYSSSQANGELPLSLRETIAADDVLQDPVPQMPSSNSKEALDKERRQKTTETAGSIEEDVDELSLIDHKEIMSRITLKQENDDGPDVRAGSGDILLVHATETDRKDLVLYCEAFLTTYRTFITPEDLIKKLHYRYTTFCHSPDTFKKRVSKNTFFVLVRVVDELCLVELTEDILKQLMDLVFTLVCNGELSLARVLRKNILDKVEQKKLLRYTNSLKPLAARGVSARPGTLHDFRSHEIADQLTLLDAELFYKIEIPEVLLWAKEQNEEKSPNLTQFTEHFNNMSYWVRSLIIQQEKAQDREKLLLKFIKIMKHLRKLNNFNSYLAILSALDSAPIRRLEWQKQTSEGLEEYCTLIDSSSSFRAYRAALAEVEPPCIPYLGLILQDLTFVHLGNPDLIDGKVNFSKRWQQFNILDSMRRFQQVHYELKRNEEIICFFNDFSDHLAEEALWELSLKIKPRNIVRRKTDREEKT comes from the exons ATTCGCAACGGTCCCATCTATCCACTCTCACCATGATACTGAAGGACAAGTTTCACTCACCCAAGATCAAAAGGACTCCATCCAAGAAGGCGAAGCAGCTGCAGCCAGAGCCAGCAGCCAAGAGTACTGAGAAACCTGCTAACAAG GTTAGCAGGCTTGAGGAGCACGAGAAGGAGGTGGTCAGTGCTCTGAAGTACTTCAAGACCATCGTGGACAAAATGGTGGTGGAGAAAAAAGTGCTGGAAATGCTGCCGGGCTCAGCCAGCAAGGTCCTGGAAGCGATCTTGCCTCTGGTCCAAGTAGAGGCCCGGATACAGCATAG CTCGGCGCTGTCGTCATGCCATAGCCGCGTCTATCAGAGTCTGGCCAACCTCATCCGTTGGGCAGACCAGGTGATGCTGGATGGCATCGACTTGGACGACAAAGAAAGCGTGATCGCCGTCACAAGCGTTATCAAGGCAGTGCTGGATGGCGTCAAG GAACTGGTGAAGCTGACCATCGAGAAGCAAGAGCAGCCATCACCCACCACCCCAAATAAACCAGCACCACCCGTCACCACAGCTGAGAG CAACGCATCCGTGGAGGCACCCTCGATAGATGGCGGGCGGGATGTCTCTAATAGGACGGCTTCAGCAACCTCCCCTGCAAAGGCTGCCCCTGAACTACACGATGAGGATGTAGCCCCACCCAAACCTCCACTTCCTGAAGCCAAAGTGGCAGAACTCAG AGCACAGTTGAGTGCTGACGCTGGCCAAAGGAGACCCGCTCAGAAGGAGAA TCCACCACCAGCACTTCCACCTAAGAAACGTCAGTCAGCCCCTTCCCCGACACCAGTGGCAGTGGTTGCACCAATGAGCCGTGGCTCCAGTTTACCATGCAACGACCACAGACAG GAATACGAGCACGAATTCTTTCAGAGGCGTTTTTCCGGAGGTAGCCATTCCTACGGTGGAGACTCCCCTCGTCTCTCTCCCTGCAGCAGCATGGGGAAACTCAGCAAGTCTGACGAACAGCTTTCTTCCATGGATCAGGACAGCGGTCAGTGTTCTCGTAACACCAGCTGTGAGACGCTGG ACAACACTGAGAGTTATGACCCAGATTATGACTTCCTCCACCAGGACTTGTCTGCTGGGGACAACCTACCTGCAGCACAGGTGGGGGGCTGCCTAAGCCCCCTGCCCGAGTCCCACAGCGAGTCCTCATCCCCTGTTCCTGGACAACATCTCACACACCCCCCTCTGAGTGCCCCTCCATCCCAGCAGCCAGAATTCTGGACTACCCAACCCAAGCAGACTAATCCGCTACAGTCATGCCGCACCAGCGCTCCCCCTGCCCTGCCTCTGAAAAAGCGACGCAGCACGCAGACGTCCTCCTTCCCTGACGGAGGCTCCAGGGTTCTGTATGAGCGCTACCCCTCCCAGTATGACAACTTGTCAGAAGAGGAGCTTAACCCAACACCACCATTTCCCCTTTTCACACCCATCTCCCCCATGCCCCAGACGAATGGGGGAGTTTTTGTCTCCCAATACATGGCCAGTGAGAGCGCAGATGTCCCCGCCAGCCCTCCGCCGCTTCCtgagaagaaaaacagacaca TTCTCCAATATATGCAGTTTATGGAGGACTACTCAGAGCCACAGCCCTCCGTTTTTTaccagatgccacagagtgaAAGGATCTACGAGCAACATAACAAACTTTTCCAGGAGGTCTACGGCTTCAACGACTCCTTCAGCAGCACCGACTCGGTTCACGAGCCCCTACAGCCGCCAGCGTTGCCTCCGAAACAAAGACAGCTG GCCTCCCACTCCTCTTCcccttcttcctcttcctcctcttctctctcttgCCACCTCCAGCCGTCTGCGGCGGCCATGGAGGAGGCAGGCTCTGGGCTGGGCCTCAGCATGTCCGTCTCTAACTCCTACCTGATCGGCCAGGCGTCTTTGACCACGCCCACG AGCTTGGACCAAGTTGCCTTGACCAATGCCACCATTCTGGATGGCAGCGGGGGTGGTCCCAACGGTTCTCTGACTGGCTCAATGGGCTCTATGGCTGTCTGTCTTCCCTCTGAGTCTTCTCTCACTGACTCTCTCCACACCTCGGCG AGCGAAAGCGTGAATGACGAGGGCGGGGAGGGGGAGTATGTCAACTTATACTCGTCCAGCCAGGCCAATGGGGAGCTGCCTCTCTCCCTCCGA GAAACTATTGCAGCTGATGACGTACTTCAAGACCCTGTTCCTCAGATGCCATCCAGCAATAGTAAAGAGGCTTTAGACAAAGAAAG GAGGCAGAAGACGACAGAAACAGCCGGGAGCATCGAGGAAGATGTAGATGAGCTCTCCCTCATTGACCACAAGGAGATCATGAGCAGGATAACACTAAAACAAGAA AATGACGATGGTCCCGATGTGCGTGCAGGGTCAGGAGACATCCTATTAGTCCACGCTACAGAAACAGACCGCAAAG ATCTTGTTTTGTACTGTGAAGCCTTCCTGACTACATATAGGACTTTTATAACCCCAGAAGACCTCATTAAGAAGCTACACTACAG ATATACCACATTCTGCCACAGTCCAGACACCTTCAAGAAGCGAGTCAGCAAGAACACGTTCTTTGTTCTGGTCCGTGTTGTTGACGAGCTGTG CCTGGTGGAGCTGACTGAGGACATCTTGAAACAGCTCATGGACCTGGTGTTCACACTGGTGTGTAATGGCGAGCTCAGTCTTGCCCGTGTGCTCCGCAAGAACATCCTGGACAAGGTGGAGCAAAAGAAGCTCCTGCGTTACACCAACTCCCTCAAGCCGCTTGCTGCTCGAGGGGTCTCTGCAAG GCCTGGGACTCTTCATGACTTCCGCAGTCATGAGATCGCTGATCAGCTCACACTTCTCGATGCCGAACTATTCTACAAGATTGAG ATTCCAGAGGTTCTGCTTTGGGCAAAGGAGCAGAATGAGGAAAAGAGTCCAAACCTAACTCAGTTTACAGAGCACTTTAATAACATGAGCTACTG GGTGCGATCTTTGATAATTCAGCAGGAGAAAGCTCAGGACAGAGAGAAGCTGCTTCTCAAGTTCATTAAGATAATGAAG CACTTACGGAAGTTAAATAATTTCAACTCGTACTTGGCAATACTGTCTGCTCTGGACTCTGCCCCCATCAGGAGACTGGAGTGGCAGAAACAGACCTCTGAG GGTTTGGAGGAGTATTGCACGCTGATTGACAGCTCCTCATCCTTCAGAGCTTACAGAGCTGCTCTGGCTGAGGTGGAGCCCCCCTGCATCCCATACTT AGGCCTCATTCTCCAGGACCTGACCTTTGTGCACCTGGGGAACCCCGACCTCATTGATGGGAAGGTCAATTTCTCCAAACGCTGGCAGCAGTTCAATATTCTGGACAGCATGCGCCGCTTCCAACAAGT GCATTATGAGCTGAAGCGCAATGAGGAAATCATCTGTTTCTTCAACGACTTCAGCGACCACCTTGCCGAGGAGGCCCTCTGGGAGCTGTCTCTGAAGATCAAACCCAGAAATATTGTCCGCCGCAAGACTGACCGTGAGGAGAAGACCTAG
- the rapgef1b gene encoding rap guanine nucleotide exchange factor 1b isoform X4: MAASVLFGFYSWLRMRRIKGEEREQRDGYVHDSQRSHLSTLTMILKDKFHSPKIKRTPSKKAKQLQPEPAAKSTEKPANKKVSRLEEHEKEVVSALKYFKTIVDKMVVEKKVLEMLPGSASKVLEAILPLVQVEARIQHSSALSSCHSRVYQSLANLIRWADQVMLDGIDLDDKESVIAVTSVIKAVLDGVKELVKLTIEKQEQPSPTTPNKPAPPVTTAESNASVEAPSIDGGRDVSNRTASATSPAKAAPELHDEDVAPPKPPLPEAKVAELSPPPALPPKKRQSAPSPTPVAVVAPMSRGSSLPCNDHRQEYEHEFFQRRFSGGSHSYGGDSPRLSPCSSMGKLSKSDEQLSSMDQDSGQCSRNTSCETLDNTESYDPDYDFLHQDLSAGDNLPAAQVGGCLSPLPESHSESSSPVPGQHLTHPPLSAPPSQQPEFWTTQPKQTNPLQSCRTSAPPALPLKKRRSTQTSSFPDGGSRVLYERYPSQYDNLSEEELNPTPPFPLFTPISPMPQTNGGVFVSQYMASESADVPASPPPLPEKKNRHILQYMQFMEDYSEPQPSVFYQMPQSERIYEQHNKLFQEVYGFNDSFSSTDSVHEPLQPPALPPKQRQLASHSSSPSSSSSSSLSCHLQPSAAAMEEAGSGLGLSMSVSNSYLIGQASLTTPTSLDQVALTNATILDGSGGGPNGSLTGSMGSMAVCLPSESSLTDSLHTSASESVNDEGGEGEYVNLYSSSQANGELPLSLRETIAADDVLQDPVPQMPSSNSKEALDKERRQKTTETAGSIEEDVDELSLIDHKEIMSRITLKQENDDGPDVRAGSGDILLVHATETDRKDLVLYCEAFLTTYRTFITPEDLIKKLHYRYTTFCHSPDTFKKRVSKNTFFVLVRVVDELCLVELTEDILKQLMDLVFTLVCNGELSLARVLRKNILDKVEQKKLLRYTNSLKPLAARGVSARPGTLHDFRSHEIADQLTLLDAELFYKIEIPEVLLWAKEQNEEKSPNLTQFTEHFNNMSYWVRSLIIQQEKAQDREKLLLKFIKIMKHLRKLNNFNSYLAILSALDSAPIRRLEWQKQTSEGLEEYCTLIDSSSSFRAYRAALAEVEPPCIPYLGLILQDLTFVHLGNPDLIDGKVNFSKRWQQFNILDSMRRFQQVHYELKRNEEIICFFNDFSDHLAEEALWELSLKIKPRNIVRRKTDREEKT, translated from the exons ATTCGCAACGGTCCCATCTATCCACTCTCACCATGATACTGAAGGACAAGTTTCACTCACCCAAGATCAAAAGGACTCCATCCAAGAAGGCGAAGCAGCTGCAGCCAGAGCCAGCAGCCAAGAGTACTGAGAAACCTGCTAACAAG AAGGTTAGCAGGCTTGAGGAGCACGAGAAGGAGGTGGTCAGTGCTCTGAAGTACTTCAAGACCATCGTGGACAAAATGGTGGTGGAGAAAAAAGTGCTGGAAATGCTGCCGGGCTCAGCCAGCAAGGTCCTGGAAGCGATCTTGCCTCTGGTCCAAGTAGAGGCCCGGATACAGCATAG CTCGGCGCTGTCGTCATGCCATAGCCGCGTCTATCAGAGTCTGGCCAACCTCATCCGTTGGGCAGACCAGGTGATGCTGGATGGCATCGACTTGGACGACAAAGAAAGCGTGATCGCCGTCACAAGCGTTATCAAGGCAGTGCTGGATGGCGTCAAG GAACTGGTGAAGCTGACCATCGAGAAGCAAGAGCAGCCATCACCCACCACCCCAAATAAACCAGCACCACCCGTCACCACAGCTGAGAG CAACGCATCCGTGGAGGCACCCTCGATAGATGGCGGGCGGGATGTCTCTAATAGGACGGCTTCAGCAACCTCCCCTGCAAAGGCTGCCCCTGAACTACACGATGAGGATGTAGCCCCACCCAAACCTCCACTTCCTGAAGCCAAAGTGGCAGAACTCAG TCCACCACCAGCACTTCCACCTAAGAAACGTCAGTCAGCCCCTTCCCCGACACCAGTGGCAGTGGTTGCACCAATGAGCCGTGGCTCCAGTTTACCATGCAACGACCACAGACAG GAATACGAGCACGAATTCTTTCAGAGGCGTTTTTCCGGAGGTAGCCATTCCTACGGTGGAGACTCCCCTCGTCTCTCTCCCTGCAGCAGCATGGGGAAACTCAGCAAGTCTGACGAACAGCTTTCTTCCATGGATCAGGACAGCGGTCAGTGTTCTCGTAACACCAGCTGTGAGACGCTGG ACAACACTGAGAGTTATGACCCAGATTATGACTTCCTCCACCAGGACTTGTCTGCTGGGGACAACCTACCTGCAGCACAGGTGGGGGGCTGCCTAAGCCCCCTGCCCGAGTCCCACAGCGAGTCCTCATCCCCTGTTCCTGGACAACATCTCACACACCCCCCTCTGAGTGCCCCTCCATCCCAGCAGCCAGAATTCTGGACTACCCAACCCAAGCAGACTAATCCGCTACAGTCATGCCGCACCAGCGCTCCCCCTGCCCTGCCTCTGAAAAAGCGACGCAGCACGCAGACGTCCTCCTTCCCTGACGGAGGCTCCAGGGTTCTGTATGAGCGCTACCCCTCCCAGTATGACAACTTGTCAGAAGAGGAGCTTAACCCAACACCACCATTTCCCCTTTTCACACCCATCTCCCCCATGCCCCAGACGAATGGGGGAGTTTTTGTCTCCCAATACATGGCCAGTGAGAGCGCAGATGTCCCCGCCAGCCCTCCGCCGCTTCCtgagaagaaaaacagacaca TTCTCCAATATATGCAGTTTATGGAGGACTACTCAGAGCCACAGCCCTCCGTTTTTTaccagatgccacagagtgaAAGGATCTACGAGCAACATAACAAACTTTTCCAGGAGGTCTACGGCTTCAACGACTCCTTCAGCAGCACCGACTCGGTTCACGAGCCCCTACAGCCGCCAGCGTTGCCTCCGAAACAAAGACAGCTG GCCTCCCACTCCTCTTCcccttcttcctcttcctcctcttctctctcttgCCACCTCCAGCCGTCTGCGGCGGCCATGGAGGAGGCAGGCTCTGGGCTGGGCCTCAGCATGTCCGTCTCTAACTCCTACCTGATCGGCCAGGCGTCTTTGACCACGCCCACG AGCTTGGACCAAGTTGCCTTGACCAATGCCACCATTCTGGATGGCAGCGGGGGTGGTCCCAACGGTTCTCTGACTGGCTCAATGGGCTCTATGGCTGTCTGTCTTCCCTCTGAGTCTTCTCTCACTGACTCTCTCCACACCTCGGCG AGCGAAAGCGTGAATGACGAGGGCGGGGAGGGGGAGTATGTCAACTTATACTCGTCCAGCCAGGCCAATGGGGAGCTGCCTCTCTCCCTCCGA GAAACTATTGCAGCTGATGACGTACTTCAAGACCCTGTTCCTCAGATGCCATCCAGCAATAGTAAAGAGGCTTTAGACAAAGAAAG GAGGCAGAAGACGACAGAAACAGCCGGGAGCATCGAGGAAGATGTAGATGAGCTCTCCCTCATTGACCACAAGGAGATCATGAGCAGGATAACACTAAAACAAGAA AATGACGATGGTCCCGATGTGCGTGCAGGGTCAGGAGACATCCTATTAGTCCACGCTACAGAAACAGACCGCAAAG ATCTTGTTTTGTACTGTGAAGCCTTCCTGACTACATATAGGACTTTTATAACCCCAGAAGACCTCATTAAGAAGCTACACTACAG ATATACCACATTCTGCCACAGTCCAGACACCTTCAAGAAGCGAGTCAGCAAGAACACGTTCTTTGTTCTGGTCCGTGTTGTTGACGAGCTGTG CCTGGTGGAGCTGACTGAGGACATCTTGAAACAGCTCATGGACCTGGTGTTCACACTGGTGTGTAATGGCGAGCTCAGTCTTGCCCGTGTGCTCCGCAAGAACATCCTGGACAAGGTGGAGCAAAAGAAGCTCCTGCGTTACACCAACTCCCTCAAGCCGCTTGCTGCTCGAGGGGTCTCTGCAAG GCCTGGGACTCTTCATGACTTCCGCAGTCATGAGATCGCTGATCAGCTCACACTTCTCGATGCCGAACTATTCTACAAGATTGAG ATTCCAGAGGTTCTGCTTTGGGCAAAGGAGCAGAATGAGGAAAAGAGTCCAAACCTAACTCAGTTTACAGAGCACTTTAATAACATGAGCTACTG GGTGCGATCTTTGATAATTCAGCAGGAGAAAGCTCAGGACAGAGAGAAGCTGCTTCTCAAGTTCATTAAGATAATGAAG CACTTACGGAAGTTAAATAATTTCAACTCGTACTTGGCAATACTGTCTGCTCTGGACTCTGCCCCCATCAGGAGACTGGAGTGGCAGAAACAGACCTCTGAG GGTTTGGAGGAGTATTGCACGCTGATTGACAGCTCCTCATCCTTCAGAGCTTACAGAGCTGCTCTGGCTGAGGTGGAGCCCCCCTGCATCCCATACTT AGGCCTCATTCTCCAGGACCTGACCTTTGTGCACCTGGGGAACCCCGACCTCATTGATGGGAAGGTCAATTTCTCCAAACGCTGGCAGCAGTTCAATATTCTGGACAGCATGCGCCGCTTCCAACAAGT GCATTATGAGCTGAAGCGCAATGAGGAAATCATCTGTTTCTTCAACGACTTCAGCGACCACCTTGCCGAGGAGGCCCTCTGGGAGCTGTCTCTGAAGATCAAACCCAGAAATATTGTCCGCCGCAAGACTGACCGTGAGGAGAAGACCTAG
- the rapgef1b gene encoding rap guanine nucleotide exchange factor 1b isoform X8 gives MAASVLFGFYSWLRMRRIKGEEREQRDGYVHDSQRSHLSTLTMILKDKFHSPKIKRTPSKKAKQLQPEPAAKSTEKPANKKVSRLEEHEKEVVSALKYFKTIVDKMVVEKKVLEMLPGSASKVLEAILPLVQVEARIQHSSALSSCHSRVYQSLANLIRWADQVMLDGIDLDDKESVIAVTSVIKAVLDGVKELVKLTIEKQEQPSPTTPNKPAPPVTTAESNASVEAPSIDGGRDVSNRTASATSPAKAAPELHDEDVAPPKPPLPEAKVAELRAQLSADAGQRRPAQKENPPPALPPKKRQSAPSPTPVAVVAPMSRGSSLPCNDHRQEYEHEFFQRRFSGGSHSYGGDSPRLSPCSSMGKLSKSDEQLSSMDQDSGQCSRNTSCETLDNTESYDPDYDFLHQDLSAGDNLPAAQVGGCLSPLPESHSESSSPVPGQHLTHPPLSAPPSQQPEFWTTQPKQTNPLQSCRTSAPPALPLKKRRSTQTSSFPDGGSRVLYERYPSQYDNLSEEELNPTPPFPLFTPISPMPQTNGGVFVSQYMASESADVPASPPPLPEKKNRHILQYMQFMEDYSEPQPSVFYQMPQSERIYEQHNKLFQEVYGFNDSFSSTDSVHEPLQPPALPPKQRQLSESVNDEGGEGEYVNLYSSSQANGELPLSLRETIAADDVLQDPVPQMPSSNSKEALDKERRQKTTETAGSIEEDVDELSLIDHKEIMSRITLKQENDDGPDVRAGSGDILLVHATETDRKDLVLYCEAFLTTYRTFITPEDLIKKLHYRYTTFCHSPDTFKKRVSKNTFFVLVRVVDELCLVELTEDILKQLMDLVFTLVCNGELSLARVLRKNILDKVEQKKLLRYTNSLKPLAARGVSARPGTLHDFRSHEIADQLTLLDAELFYKIEIPEVLLWAKEQNEEKSPNLTQFTEHFNNMSYWVRSLIIQQEKAQDREKLLLKFIKIMKHLRKLNNFNSYLAILSALDSAPIRRLEWQKQTSEGLEEYCTLIDSSSSFRAYRAALAEVEPPCIPYLGLILQDLTFVHLGNPDLIDGKVNFSKRWQQFNILDSMRRFQQVHYELKRNEEIICFFNDFSDHLAEEALWELSLKIKPRNIVRRKTDREEKT, from the exons ATTCGCAACGGTCCCATCTATCCACTCTCACCATGATACTGAAGGACAAGTTTCACTCACCCAAGATCAAAAGGACTCCATCCAAGAAGGCGAAGCAGCTGCAGCCAGAGCCAGCAGCCAAGAGTACTGAGAAACCTGCTAACAAG AAGGTTAGCAGGCTTGAGGAGCACGAGAAGGAGGTGGTCAGTGCTCTGAAGTACTTCAAGACCATCGTGGACAAAATGGTGGTGGAGAAAAAAGTGCTGGAAATGCTGCCGGGCTCAGCCAGCAAGGTCCTGGAAGCGATCTTGCCTCTGGTCCAAGTAGAGGCCCGGATACAGCATAG CTCGGCGCTGTCGTCATGCCATAGCCGCGTCTATCAGAGTCTGGCCAACCTCATCCGTTGGGCAGACCAGGTGATGCTGGATGGCATCGACTTGGACGACAAAGAAAGCGTGATCGCCGTCACAAGCGTTATCAAGGCAGTGCTGGATGGCGTCAAG GAACTGGTGAAGCTGACCATCGAGAAGCAAGAGCAGCCATCACCCACCACCCCAAATAAACCAGCACCACCCGTCACCACAGCTGAGAG CAACGCATCCGTGGAGGCACCCTCGATAGATGGCGGGCGGGATGTCTCTAATAGGACGGCTTCAGCAACCTCCCCTGCAAAGGCTGCCCCTGAACTACACGATGAGGATGTAGCCCCACCCAAACCTCCACTTCCTGAAGCCAAAGTGGCAGAACTCAG AGCACAGTTGAGTGCTGACGCTGGCCAAAGGAGACCCGCTCAGAAGGAGAA TCCACCACCAGCACTTCCACCTAAGAAACGTCAGTCAGCCCCTTCCCCGACACCAGTGGCAGTGGTTGCACCAATGAGCCGTGGCTCCAGTTTACCATGCAACGACCACAGACAG GAATACGAGCACGAATTCTTTCAGAGGCGTTTTTCCGGAGGTAGCCATTCCTACGGTGGAGACTCCCCTCGTCTCTCTCCCTGCAGCAGCATGGGGAAACTCAGCAAGTCTGACGAACAGCTTTCTTCCATGGATCAGGACAGCGGTCAGTGTTCTCGTAACACCAGCTGTGAGACGCTGG ACAACACTGAGAGTTATGACCCAGATTATGACTTCCTCCACCAGGACTTGTCTGCTGGGGACAACCTACCTGCAGCACAGGTGGGGGGCTGCCTAAGCCCCCTGCCCGAGTCCCACAGCGAGTCCTCATCCCCTGTTCCTGGACAACATCTCACACACCCCCCTCTGAGTGCCCCTCCATCCCAGCAGCCAGAATTCTGGACTACCCAACCCAAGCAGACTAATCCGCTACAGTCATGCCGCACCAGCGCTCCCCCTGCCCTGCCTCTGAAAAAGCGACGCAGCACGCAGACGTCCTCCTTCCCTGACGGAGGCTCCAGGGTTCTGTATGAGCGCTACCCCTCCCAGTATGACAACTTGTCAGAAGAGGAGCTTAACCCAACACCACCATTTCCCCTTTTCACACCCATCTCCCCCATGCCCCAGACGAATGGGGGAGTTTTTGTCTCCCAATACATGGCCAGTGAGAGCGCAGATGTCCCCGCCAGCCCTCCGCCGCTTCCtgagaagaaaaacagacaca TTCTCCAATATATGCAGTTTATGGAGGACTACTCAGAGCCACAGCCCTCCGTTTTTTaccagatgccacagagtgaAAGGATCTACGAGCAACATAACAAACTTTTCCAGGAGGTCTACGGCTTCAACGACTCCTTCAGCAGCACCGACTCGGTTCACGAGCCCCTACAGCCGCCAGCGTTGCCTCCGAAACAAAGACAGCTG AGCGAAAGCGTGAATGACGAGGGCGGGGAGGGGGAGTATGTCAACTTATACTCGTCCAGCCAGGCCAATGGGGAGCTGCCTCTCTCCCTCCGA GAAACTATTGCAGCTGATGACGTACTTCAAGACCCTGTTCCTCAGATGCCATCCAGCAATAGTAAAGAGGCTTTAGACAAAGAAAG GAGGCAGAAGACGACAGAAACAGCCGGGAGCATCGAGGAAGATGTAGATGAGCTCTCCCTCATTGACCACAAGGAGATCATGAGCAGGATAACACTAAAACAAGAA AATGACGATGGTCCCGATGTGCGTGCAGGGTCAGGAGACATCCTATTAGTCCACGCTACAGAAACAGACCGCAAAG ATCTTGTTTTGTACTGTGAAGCCTTCCTGACTACATATAGGACTTTTATAACCCCAGAAGACCTCATTAAGAAGCTACACTACAG ATATACCACATTCTGCCACAGTCCAGACACCTTCAAGAAGCGAGTCAGCAAGAACACGTTCTTTGTTCTGGTCCGTGTTGTTGACGAGCTGTG CCTGGTGGAGCTGACTGAGGACATCTTGAAACAGCTCATGGACCTGGTGTTCACACTGGTGTGTAATGGCGAGCTCAGTCTTGCCCGTGTGCTCCGCAAGAACATCCTGGACAAGGTGGAGCAAAAGAAGCTCCTGCGTTACACCAACTCCCTCAAGCCGCTTGCTGCTCGAGGGGTCTCTGCAAG GCCTGGGACTCTTCATGACTTCCGCAGTCATGAGATCGCTGATCAGCTCACACTTCTCGATGCCGAACTATTCTACAAGATTGAG ATTCCAGAGGTTCTGCTTTGGGCAAAGGAGCAGAATGAGGAAAAGAGTCCAAACCTAACTCAGTTTACAGAGCACTTTAATAACATGAGCTACTG GGTGCGATCTTTGATAATTCAGCAGGAGAAAGCTCAGGACAGAGAGAAGCTGCTTCTCAAGTTCATTAAGATAATGAAG CACTTACGGAAGTTAAATAATTTCAACTCGTACTTGGCAATACTGTCTGCTCTGGACTCTGCCCCCATCAGGAGACTGGAGTGGCAGAAACAGACCTCTGAG GGTTTGGAGGAGTATTGCACGCTGATTGACAGCTCCTCATCCTTCAGAGCTTACAGAGCTGCTCTGGCTGAGGTGGAGCCCCCCTGCATCCCATACTT AGGCCTCATTCTCCAGGACCTGACCTTTGTGCACCTGGGGAACCCCGACCTCATTGATGGGAAGGTCAATTTCTCCAAACGCTGGCAGCAGTTCAATATTCTGGACAGCATGCGCCGCTTCCAACAAGT GCATTATGAGCTGAAGCGCAATGAGGAAATCATCTGTTTCTTCAACGACTTCAGCGACCACCTTGCCGAGGAGGCCCTCTGGGAGCTGTCTCTGAAGATCAAACCCAGAAATATTGTCCGCCGCAAGACTGACCGTGAGGAGAAGACCTAG